In Sesamum indicum cultivar Zhongzhi No. 13 linkage group LG8, S_indicum_v1.0, whole genome shotgun sequence, the sequence CCTAGATTCATAAAGTGTAAATGCATATCCAAGTACATAGAAGATACCCCTGTCACATTCTCAcgggggatggatcctcttcttggaactcaccgtcctggCTACATACTTTAATTGctctggacaaggcttatgatgatcatgtatatgacacaatcacctctcgctcagatccaagatacagtcatcgtatgcacgtgactgccgtgattcctcaagtctgaggatgACTCCCGTACTATTGAATCTAGGGATTCAAgccataccgaccaagcctccaaggcttccatatgacgatcccccaaattagtttagttgatttgacacctagtcaatcaacccacCAAGGTCGCATAGACGCTCCACATCTGTCACCGATGAAATACGGTACTCACTAATTGAATGTGACTCTTGATGCAAGTCTcgataggactctcgatgcccaatctcgaggctctcgacttggaatgtttcGAACCCAACCTTCaggcagttggtttcatgaccgccatccaatgcgcggCCCAACTGCACAATCACTAATTGGTCTGTgggttttgttgtgatgttctAGCAGAtacaaacatacaaaatgagcacaacaaagtaAATGCCAAATAAGCTAATACTCGTTTATtcacttaaataaatattacataatatcaattattgtCATAATAGAATACATCCAAAACTGCCAATTCAATTgactttttggtcacctattccaacagcAAAATCATATAGCGAGGTGTCCACCGGCCACAATAGGATATCGTCCAACTCCATTTGCTGGTATACCATTTAAAAAAGGAAATCTGCAAAGCTAACTGATTCCACAAAAATGCGTTCGACAGTATAATTAGCTACAAtagtagaaataaaaaatgtatcaTTGTGAGGTAAATGTAAAGCTTGTGCATCAACAGGACCAAAGTGGATCATGGGATCTCCTTCTGGCACCTTGAGATTGATTTTCATGATGGCTTTAGCAACCCGTGCATGGGTGCGTCTGGCTTATCCAGAATCCCCATCAGTGGTCCTCCTGCAATCATATGGATTATGCCTTTTGTGGGAATGTTTTCTAGGCTCATCTCCTCAGCCGAGACTTCTTTCTTTCGGTTCTCCCTATTAGAATTGTCGTATGCTTGTTGTTCGCTCCTACAGGATTTTTGGTAACGAGAGCTTCTTCCTTTTGTTCACACCTCTTTTCTTTGTCTACATAGTCCTTGAAATAACTAGTTTGTATAAGCCTTTCTATCTCTTGCCTCAGCTGGTGGGACCAATTGGTGTCATACCCATACTCTCTACGATACCtgcaaaaatattaagattttTGGAGTTGGGGTTCTCCTCTGATCCTTTATGCCATTGCAAGCCAGGAAGCTGGTCGATCGCCAAGCTCGCAGAGCTAGTAATCAGAGGAGTGTAATGTTTATTCTTTACATCAAGGGATTGAAACGCAGTCGTGGCTCTCCTCTGCTTTTTCGAGCGGAGGGCagttcattttcctttctcttaTCACAACCGTTCTTTTTCACTAGCCAGGCGTCTCTaggttcatatatttttttactcgAGCTAGTACGTTTAGAAAGTTGGTGGCTGGTTTCTTATATAAGGATTTGAAGAGAGGTCCTCCATGAAGTCCTTGAGTAAGTGCACTTATGAGCACCTCCTAGTGAGCTGTTGGGACCTCTAGAATGGCTGTGTTGAACTGTTGAATGTAAGCCCTTAGAGTTTCTTTCTCCTCCTGCTTAATCTCGAAGAGGCTGATAGAAGACTTTCGACACTTCTTGCTGCTAGCGTATTAGTGTTAGAAGAGGGAGCTAAATCTTGCAAAAGATCTAACTGATCTAACTAGGAattggttgaacaatttttggGCAGAATTTGTTAGTGTCGTAAggaaattataacatttaatgCCATCAGTATACCTGTACAGCAACATTGTGTTTTCGAACTTACAGATATGTTTAGTTGGATCAATGGTATCATTGTAAGCAGGTAAGTGCGAGGGCGTTCGAAATTGAGCAGCCGTTCCTCTGTCATAATGTGTTGTTTGAAAAGAATGCCATGCTCAGTAGGCATGGTCTCTTTTGTTACTACTTGGCGAAGCCCTACCATCTCTTTCTTCAATGATTGCCATATTCTGCCAGTAGGTGGANNNNNNNNNNNNNATACTCTGGCTTCCCGATGTTCCATGTCTTTTCAATTGGGAAGAGGGTCTTGCTCCGCTAGCTTGAAAATCGCGGAGGGTCGAGTGGGTGGTCTCCATAATGAACTGACGAAGCTGCTCATAAAAGAGCGGGTTTATAGCCACATGTTCAGCTGTTTGGTCATCAACTAAAGTTAGAGCATTGGCAGCTCCTAAGGTAGGGTCTGGGCAGGCATCGACAACCCCTGAAGTTGGATTTATAGGTGAAATAACAGGACCCGTTACATTAGAGAGGGAAGAGATTTCCTCTTAAGATCCATTGTCACCTCTATTGTCTGAATTTAGCCATTTCTCATGTCTTAAGCTCAAGTTCCAACAAACGGCCCCAATGATGTGTACTAGATTTTTTGCCACACCACAAGGTCGAAGGATCTTTAAGTAAACTTCAAAGATCAACGAGGACTAACCCTGCGAAACAAATGTTAAGTCAgtaatggtttatgaaaaaataaaaaaaaaatttgaattaaagtgagaataatggtaaAATAAGAGAGTaaagtaatatattttcatatggaGTGCAAAATGTAAGcttaaaatagtttaaaaacTCGGAGAAACTAATGAGAATAAGTGAGAGTTTCCGAATGAGGGTGATGTTACCAAATGACTGCACAAGGCCTCTGTTTATAGGCATTACGGAGCAGGATATGGGGGTTGTTGAGGAGAGTCCTAAGCCAATTGAAAGCCCTTTGAGTTGACTATTGTCAAACAATGTCGTTTGTGATTTggacttaatttaattgggaTATGTTAGGTGGACTGAGTTTTTCCATATCTGCctaaaaattccaaaattggTTACTCGTAGATTCCCCAGCTCATATTCCATCTATTTACGATTTTATGATGATGTGTCTTAATATATCGGTAAGCTATATGACGTGTCTGTCCGATTGCTATATGGGAGGtttattttcaccattataagagtattttagtaataaaaattatgtgtgACTAAAAtgagttaataataaattaatcgatATTAAATATCAggtttctctatttttttaatgtcaacaaattaaataaattttaactaataaaaatacctATATATTAGATAGAAGTAAATTTTAGAggatattacatataattttttaaactatatgagttttatatataatttcatcaaacctCGTTAGAGGAGAGGGTAAGCCagtctatactatatataaagtgagaaCACCCTTTTAATGTCTTACTTAATTTTagtatgtaaatttttatttttaaattttaaataattttcttttttcttttctcaactttttcatttttttcattctttcttaGCTTCgtattttctcttctcttccacatctcctttttctcttatttttttttattattttcttatttttatattttttaatattttattatctaattaatatcctttaaaataataatatttttttaattttaaatttattatatgcacatatGAGTGTGCCACGTATACCGGTACAAATAACTCAGCGGCCGAGCTTATCAATTCAGTCCACATtcttacaatttttcttttttcttttctgtacTTCTATAACCCTACTGTGCCATTCGCTCGCTGGGGTTCTATTTTCACCTAGGGTTCGCAATAAGCCCGCGATTTTTCTCTCAACGTCTCCAAATCGTCGATTCAAGGTAAGCAAATTTCTTGACGTTTTCGTTTTCGTTGCAGCAACTCGTTTTGGGTATTGTGTGATTCAATCgagatttttttgtagtttggaCCAATTATTTCATTGCCTTTCTCGTTAATTGGGCGACCTCTGTTTCTGTAGTTAAATACGGTAGTACTTAAGAAAATTAACGTCAAATTGTTGCATTTAGAAATTTGGggtttgatttttcttgaatattttatgtattgttATGACTCAAGCTGAATGATAAGCACTCCTATAAATCTCAGAGTGTATTATAGAAAGTGCGAGGATTTGGAGAGGATTGAGAAGTAAGGGGGATAATTGAGTGTAGAAAGTTGAGATAAATAATCGAGGGTTGACTTGTTCTCCCTCCAAACCTAAATTCGTCAGATCATTTCTATTCTTTATGTACAGCAAAACTAAGAAAACGAGAAAATACAAAACAGAAAATGCACGATACATGTCCGGTTGCTATTGCCAAAACAGAAGGCGTAACTGATTCTCAAAGAACTGTGCAGTTGCCACCCAAAATTGAGCGATACCGTCTATATTGCTCGCAACCAACTCTACACCCATTTTGATTCGCTGCTGCCTTGGACATGTTCTACTTCTCTTTTTATGATGTCTGATCACCAAAAACTATACTTGCTACATGTTTGGATCTTTTCCTtgaattattcttaattaagattttctttcttggatgtAGGAACAATGCcgtcattttttcttgaatcatTGTCTTTTATGAGTTTCAGATTTTTCTCCTTTCACAGTTATGTTTAGTACCGGTACTCGAATGGTGGTTTATTAGTTTGCAAATGAAAATTGACTAAAATCATTGGTGGAATTTTTTTAGACAGCCTTTCTAGCTCTTATTATCGCATATTCAGATGTCTTTTGATGTTATGCAGAAATTGAGTATATCTCATCAGAAATGAGAGTTCTGATGCCTTTTGAATCTGGAAACAatgatgattttttgtttacatttgTTGTTCttaattgattttcttcttttattattatttttttcttgtagtcATATAATATGTCAGATCAAGGAGTTGTTTTAATAGGGATTttgatggtaaatatttttcttggacAATTTAGACGAGGGGGATCGGCACTGGATGATCCACGATGGCTGAGATAAAGTCATCTGGGAGGCCAATTGATCAATTGTTGGAGAAGGTCCTTTGCATGAATATACTTTCTTCTGATTACTTCCGGGATCTTCTAAGATTGAAGACATATCATGAAGtgattgatgaaatttatgtTACTGTCACACATGTCGAGCCATGGATGACTGGCAACTGTCGGGGCCCATCAACTGCGTTCTGCCTTCTTTACAAATTCTTCACCATGAAACTCACTgtcaaacaaatgcatggccTGTTGAAGCACCCAGATTCTCCTTACATAAGAGCTGTAAGTACAGTCTTGGCATGATTTTATATACTCATTACCTATGGGAGTTCCAATGATTTCTAAAAAGTAGTGACTTTGCTGGACCATGTTACTGAAAATTCTAGCCATCAAAGGACTATAATTTGTTCATCTTGTCGATAAAGGCCTTGTGCTAGGCTGTATCTGTTTtgtactctttttctttctagtGCTTTAAGCTGTGAAGTATGAGTAGTTGTTTAGGAAGATTTGGTGTTTTGGGGGAATATTTGATATTCTAATTCTAACTTCTCTTGTACAGCATATCATATCGAAAATCATTTTTGAGATGCTTTCAGGAGAAACAAGTTCTATCACTGAACTTAAGGAATGCACTTCACTAAGATATACTAGCTCCCATTCCAATTTCCTACTCATATTTGACTCTGcaaaagattttatttgaGGGTTGAAAAGATTAAATTCTTGTTTATGATGTTAATGTTTTCGCTCTCAAAAGAAGTGGCAGAGATTTGGTAATATCGCATCGTTACGTTAGTTTAATTGAGAagttttggagaaaaaagTTCCATCTTAGGAGATAGattcttattttgtgatttctCGAGAAGGAACTGAATCTCTCATATGAATCTGGGGCAAGGGGAGGGGAGCAATAGAACTGCATAAACTATCATAGTTAGTCTATGATCACCTTTATGATTTCCTGTGAGCAGAATGTTGAACTTCAAAGTTGTTAATATAGTAGAAAGCATTAGAGATTCTCAAGCAGTACATGGAAAATTGTTGGTACTATTGATTCAAGTTTCTTTGCCACCacagtttttattaattgactTGTTGAAGTAGTTGGAACTAGTGGATCCTTCTATCTTTGAGCTTTTAGGTGATGTTCGACCTCTTACTTTTGTTTTAGGCTCTGCCACAGTGTCATGTTACAATCTTAGGTCACTTGTACGTGCTTTCTCCGTTGTTGGTAGAATCTAGGAATCAATTGTATGGGAACGCAATTTGTTTCATATGTGTTACTATACAGTCAGTTTTACTAGTTGCTGTTCTCAGCTTTTGGTATGGAATGACTATTATATTTGCTTTTGCAGATAGGATTTCTTTATTTGAGGTATATTGCAGATCCGAAGACATTATGGAGTTGGTATGAACCATATCTAAAAGATGATGAGGTAAGAAAAACGCTCTTTGGCTGGAGCCTCTCTGTTCAAACCTTGTTTTGAATGATTCATGTTATATAAGCTGTGATTCGATATAATGCAATTTGGAGGAACTCTGCACAATATCTCTGTGGCATTTCATGAAGCAGGCTGCAGAATTGACAAACGAGCAATAAGGACGAAGTCAAACAAGATGACTGGCTTAGTTTTGCTGTGGTTTTTGGTTATAGAAACTAGTAATATGGTAGTAGCATTACATTCATGAACATTTTATCTAGGAAGATTAAAATGACTATTGGAAACTCAATGCATCTCTTTATGATTTGTCTTCTGTTTGTTTTTAATACATGCAAGTCCAAGATCAGGATTCAGGGTACTGCACTATGCTTGTTTTATTGATTCAAAGTCAATAAATGTGCGTCGCTTGATGTATCTCATCTACTAAGCAAGTTTTCTTGACTTGCTTCAGTAGTTATTTGTACATAATGGTAGTTTCAGCATCATTTTCACTTATCATGCTATCTTGCGCTGCCTGGTATGAGTCTGTGATCTTTCTCTGTGGGTATTGTATGATAGAGCTCTTGTATATGATTCCGGAATCTTCTGTACTATGTTTCTGATACCCGATCGCCCAGGATGGAAGGATTTTACAATTCCTCGTGGTGCATCAGCATGAATCCTGTGCAGGTGAACTGCTTTCGCATGAATAAACCATGATTTTAAAAAGACCCTGTTATATTTCTGGATACAGCACTGAAAAAACCTGGAGTTCTGGATGTTCTAGTTCTCTTTCCATAAaaccttttaatattttggtggTAGACATGGTTTTGAACAATTGATGCAATGATATTTCttatagttgaaattttttcccCACAAAATTCCTTATAAGATAGTGGAGTAGAATTGTTAGGAGTTGTACTTTGTAGCCTTGTGTTAGTTATATCGTCGAACATCCTTTCCTTGATTCCAATTTATACATTTGAGCATTACTATCAGATAAAGCCTATTCTTGTGACAATTCTGTTTCAGGAATTTTCTCCTGGTTCTAATGGCCGAATGACTACAATGGGTGTTTACATTCGGGATTTGCTTCTTGGACAGGTTTGCATCATGCACTGATTCTGATGTTGCGAATTTGTCAATTCCCTGTGTTTTTTTGTACAAATGAACCTTTAAACaagttttctaaaatttgttcGTGCATGCAGTATTACTTCGACACACTTTTCCCCCGTATACCTGTTCCTGTTATGCGGACAGTTGTAGCCaatcttgaaaatatgaaactgCCTTCGAAACACTGTGGAGTTACTGGTGAGTCCACCCGTGGATCTGAGGAGACTGCCAGGAGGCCACCTTCTGTCAAAGCCGCCCTCTCTGTCTCTTTTGGTCAGCGTGCTCCTCATCGTGCATCAACTAGGGATTCATCTCCCGTTCGTCGTACGGTTACTCCATCTTATGACAGGGATGATGATTCAAGACGGTCTCCAAATCGTCACCGGAGCCAGAGCCGAGATTTATCTGATCGAGAANNNNNNNNNNGACAGGGAGAGGGACAGAGGCAGGGAGAGAGACAGGGAGAGGGACAGAGGCAGGGAGAGAGATCGCTCTCGCGATCGTGACCGAGATCGAGAGAGGGAACGAGAAAGGGGCAGAGACAGAGATAGAGATAGAGACAGAGAGTCGATAAGAGAAAGGGACAGAGAGAGGGATAGAGATAGGAGGTATGATTATGATAGAAGGTCCCGAGATAGCTATAGGAGGGATTACGATAGCCATAGGAGCGACCATGATGAACACTATCACAGAGAAGGTAGCTCCCGCCGTAGCAGGAGTAGGAGTAGGAGCCGGAGTACAAGTCGGAGCATTTATGGACATGACCAGAGTCGTCCTAGTCCCTCTGGACACGACAGCAAGGAGAAGGCATCTGCATCTAGTAATCTTGCCAAGCTTAAAGATCTGTACGGTGACTTGAGCAATCAAAAGGAGGATGCTGGCAAGGACAAGGGTCCTAACAGGCCTAGTGGTACTGAGGAGGTGATCAGACTCGGGGGTTCTACGTGGAGGTAGGAAGGAGTAATTGTGTTTCTGGTCCGTGGACTTCCACTTCTTCACCATTTAGATGGGCACATTTTATATTTCGAACTCGGAcaagattcaagaaaatgactGTTAATCGTAGCTATCTATGTTTGTATCATCCTCATTTCCAGTCATGCGATGAGTGGAAAGATTTGTATTGAaatctttttttcaatttattgacTATACGTTTGGAAGACAAATAACTTGGTTTCAAATCTTTGCTGAAATTTTTAGGCCTTTTCGTCTACATAGTGCGGGAGATTTGACCAATTTCCAAAGAGAGGAGATAGCCTGGCTTTGTAATcactatctatctatatatatatagcagaaCGAAGATTGAGCAATTTGGTTCAATacactaaatatatttttttggtgtttttgaattttttatttactctgaaaaaaaattattggttagaatattatttattttaatttatatgatgcATTTATCCAAATCTTATTTCTAAGATTCTAATAATCATAAGAAAAtctcattattaaaaatatctattttgtaATTACCTGAAATATtatcttcaattaattttagtttatattttattgattaattaaatttgtatatatatttatctatatatagcaAAACGAACTTTAATTGCGACTGAGTTAATTTTAACTCAATActaatgtttttataaaattgattttttgaattatagcAAAAAAACTCATTGATTGGAGACTTTGtatgatataaattaatcaagaattttttttgtatttaaattaatcaagaatttttatgatagattataaattattttatatttattttaaataaattcatactttaggattatatactttaaattaattaaaaaagttgtatttatttaatttcacttaatccaaaattttatcttcaagATTAggatatatatctatattatatatatatatatatatataacggTCTTCCActataaaaattgtataacTTTTAACcggatattaaattttgataattttgcattttatatcaaataagaaaatacaatatatatatatatattctaattaatataataaatgttgCATGTATCCCTAAATTTAAGCCTACGTATaagattataatttcaaaataaaaatatttatctaatatCTTATCTATTCAACGACATACCCTTGACATTAGCATTTTGTACTTTTCCTTATTTATATATCACTTTTCTTTTgtgattggtttgattttacttcttctttttgttgttttattgatGAAGCTAATGGtacttttttccttctttgcaGTCTACACCATTACAGTTTGTTGTACTTTTAGTATATTCTCAAGTTCTCCAACCAGgtgatatttattctttccCTGTTCATTATGTTATTATTGTTTTCTGAGTCAGCTtcctaatttatttcaatctttaaactataaattaattaatttcttaactttttgtccaaattttaGTTTCCTGACATATCATCAAGaaaattggtaatttttttcccaaaaaacaATTGTAATATGggtaaacaataatttatcccaggtgatattgaaaatgagcatgaTACCTCCCTATTTCCTGtactttttcaaatgaatcaattttttacctccctatataagggggtaaattgcttcattttaaaaatcattggGGGTtgaattgttgtatttaaaaaaatatagaaagataaatcgctatttattttttcataaggagataatttgttaatttacaatatcacaaaaggattgcttgcatttttttttattgaaatatagaTGCTCGAATCGTGAATGATGTTACAAGCTCTGAAGAATGAGCCACTGGCATTTTATAGTTTAACCTTTTAAAGGTATAATTAAATCTACCTATATACAAAACTTATCAGAAAAGaatcatttcatatatataaaaaatattaacttctttcatgaatttttacttAACATGGTACGTTATCTTTGAATAACTTTATGtgctattttttattgataatttttatgatttatataataataaatgttgTTGATTCAATACATATATTCATTTGCTGATTACGTTTATAGTGACTCTTTGAACAGtatagtaatataatatttattttctaattaaccatattaatatgtttttaaGGATAGATTAcaaatacataatttcaaGGTTTTGGCTATTGAGTGTCATATGATGTTTTCTTCACTTCGCCCCCCTTTCAGACTGATTCCTTCTAGCTTCTCGGCGAGAAGGTTGGCACAAAAGCAGCGAATTCTATCACTGGATTCGTCTGGGATGTAAAATATATCTCTTCTCACCATCCCCATAGTGTATGAGACAAATGTATGCATTTCGATTAGGGTCGTGTTCTATGGTTACGATTCTAGCAAATATGTCTTTTTCATTCCGTCGAAAATTGATTTTACGGTATAGACGCTTATGACCTCCCCCTATTAGCTGATGGTTAAGGTTAAATACAGTGGACTCCTCCTTGTCCCCCTCATAAAGAGGGTTCATGCTGCCCTTGGCCATTGTAGGGTAAAGTCTCCCAAGCACCTCGTATGGTAAGCTAGGATTGGAAAAAGTAGGTAATGTGatgttttcttaaataaacaaaaaaaggttggtttgatatattttgaaaagttcaaTAATTGTAGCTTCTGtaataaaaatctattttcatagatagaataaatcaatataaagcACTCATGTGTATAGTTTTCATGCCTTGATACATGAGCATTGGTAATTTTTAGTCAATCATATCGTCTTAACTTTCAAATGCTTTTCTAACTCTTATACTAAGATCtacttgaattttttcaatataagactataaatttttacataaattttagaaatcaattttcttttagtttttctttataattgtTTTGCCTTTCTTTTCACTACAAAGAAGGTGGAATGTGTTATGGCCATATGGCCGTTTCAAAACACACGGCCTTTGTAACAGATTGGACGTACTGACGTCATTAAAAGGgtaataaaagtgaaattattttgtaacggcgaaaaatcattacaaaaaccATTACTCGAATCTGTATGCCTAAAATTTGTTAGAATTTGTAGGCCGTCACTAATTTGCTatagtttttgtaataattatttggtcAAATAATCAGCCATTACAATAGTAGCGGCAAAAACGTtgcaaaatatacaaaacGAAGGTGTTAAAAAATCGTAACATTAGAGacggtttcttttttttttttttgtgtaggCCGTTACAATATAACGACTATATTTTCTAACGGCTATCTTAGGCGTTCTAAAGGCTGTTACAAAAGCCGCTGCAAAAGaacttatatatgtattcaatttatttaatttcatttcatttgttgtagaAACTCTTATACGaaccacacacactctcaaTATTCTGATTTTCATGCATTGAAATTTGATTAGCTTGTAGATTATTAGTCGAATTTTGGACCGTCAACTAGTGTTGATCATTACTTAAGTTGGTTGACCAGATAACAGAgactaatttaatactttattgtatttaattaaattaattttagttttacaattttttattaatcttatatcatagtaattatatgtattctcCTAATAGTGCagtgtagtatttataaatttgtaggTCGTCAAATTAGacaattaattagatatatatatatgtgtgtgtgtgaatctagtgatatatatatatatatcatcatgttATGAGAATTGAGAAGATGAATGTATAATAGAAACCTCCCAGAGAGGGCAGGTCTTAAACTGGAGGTTAAAAATGGGTTTAAGACTTTCATAGAATAGCAAGAGTCAACGTAGACATATGGATGGAGAAAAAATTAGGTGTTCTTGccgaaaatgcaaaaatataagttCAGACCACCCGACGATGTCAATTATCATTTGTGTATGCGAGGGTTTATGCCAGAATATTgtaattggacttctcatgaTGAGGATAAGTGCAAGAGTACTTTGAGGCTGAGACTGTCCCTCTAATGTCGAAGGAGCAAACCCCAACTGCCCATGTCGAGGATAATTATTCACATTGGGTGATAAATAACATATGGATTGGGcatagaaaatgattttttatacaGCCGGGctgagttatttttcttcttctcacgaTGTTGCGCCTGATGATGGTACGATGTCCTGCCTTGTTGATGTCGGTCCTAATTCATGTTATTATTGCAGTGGCCCCTATCATTATGAGTTAGGATTGGCAGACTGTTTTATAATGTTGTGCATGCTGCTGACCAACCATTGTGGAATGGtccacccaatctcaattggcaATTGTTAATGAGTTGGTGGATATTAACGTGGACGATCATATTTTTGAGCATCATATGATTGAATATTTCAATggtctaataaaatattacccCCGGGTCACACCCGAAGAAGTTGATAAAGGATTCGAGTTTACGCATTGAGAGGATTGATGCATGTAAGAATGACTGCATGTTGTATTGAAAGGACGACGTTGATTTGGAATACTGCAAGTTTTGTAGGGACGCTAGGTACAAGCTGACCCAAGGGCGAGACCCATGCCACAAGAAGTCTCTATATGCCGTCCTTAGGTACCTGCCGCTTACTTCCCATCTGCAGAGGTT encodes:
- the LOC105167773 gene encoding LOW QUALITY PROTEIN: pre-mRNA splicing factor SR-like 1 (The sequence of the model RefSeq protein was modified relative to this genomic sequence to represent the inferred CDS: inserted 2 bases in 1 codon), whose translation is MAEIKSSGRPIDQLLEKVLCMNILSSDYFRDLLRLKTYHEVIDEIYVTVTHVEPWMTGNCRGPSTAFCLLYKFFTMKLTVKQMHGLLKHPDSPYIRAIGFLYLRYIADPKTLWSWYEPYLKDDEEFSPGSNGRMTTMGVYIRDLLLGQYYFDTLFPRIPVPVMRTVVANLENMKLPSKHCGVTGESTRGSEETARRPPSVKAALSVSFGQRAPHRASTRDSSPVRRTVTPSYDRDDDSRRSPNRHRSQSRDLSDREXXXXDRERDRGRERDRERDRGRERDRSRDRDRDRERERERGRDRDRDRDRESIRERDRERDRDRRYDYDRRSRDSYRRDYDSHRSDHDEHYHREGSSRRSRSRSRSRSTSRSIYGHDQSRPSPSGHDSKEKASASSNLAKLKDLYGDLSNQKEDAGKDKGPNRPSGTEEVIRLGGSTWR